In the Flagellimonas sp. MMG031 genome, one interval contains:
- a CDS encoding RagB/SusD family nutrient uptake outer membrane protein, which translates to MKNSNLLYRTVFILIAMLTIQSCSDKFEDREGQLNADDLDYSATEDMVQALIGSYYVIATRGWEEPLLLSVRGDDVNAGGLGDQQPFADTDNYVYAQGYWMYNSLWNVHYGDIVQLNTEIELIENFKDFADESGKETADQYIAEIKVMRAWLHFNLARVWSDVFIIESTQPDAEIANGPATKEEIMQYISDQMDEAIPLLPNLRPNERTDIPGGVTRYTAYALKAMAQMEMENYQGMADACAAIINSNKFSLYPDFYNLFKKPGELSDESLFELQFSDYGSSTGDVFYHLYAPFGPQGWTPARENASGGWGFYEPSMKFIKFMLDRNEAVRLETSVLWTDRGIAELQTDPNYSTLPSFVSNTTRDGDVINDYARALFASGKHYLPSVQLTDQRNDYGGGKNMIVIRYAEILLMYAEALTRGATGSGMTADQAVNMVRNRAGMPSLSGVSSSDVMDEKFAELGMEWGIRYYDMIRLDNYGELSYDGRSFTADKELLPYPQAQLDALPSLGGSTGND; encoded by the coding sequence ATGAAAAACAGTAACCTTTTATATCGAACAGTATTCATACTGATTGCGATGCTTACCATCCAATCATGTTCTGACAAGTTTGAAGACAGGGAAGGTCAGCTTAATGCCGACGACCTGGATTATTCGGCAACCGAAGATATGGTGCAAGCCTTGATCGGGTCTTACTATGTGATCGCCACTAGGGGATGGGAGGAGCCCTTGCTGCTCTCCGTTCGTGGTGACGATGTGAACGCCGGAGGACTCGGGGACCAGCAACCCTTTGCCGATACCGACAATTACGTTTATGCGCAAGGATATTGGATGTACAATTCCCTTTGGAACGTGCACTATGGCGACATTGTTCAGCTGAACACCGAAATTGAGCTGATAGAGAACTTTAAGGATTTTGCCGATGAGAGCGGAAAGGAAACCGCCGACCAATACATTGCCGAAATAAAGGTAATGCGCGCTTGGCTGCACTTTAACCTGGCAAGGGTTTGGAGCGATGTGTTCATCATAGAATCCACACAACCAGATGCCGAAATCGCCAATGGACCGGCTACCAAGGAAGAGATAATGCAATACATCTCGGACCAAATGGACGAAGCCATTCCATTGTTACCGAATTTGAGACCCAACGAACGAACCGACATACCAGGAGGGGTGACCCGCTACACGGCATACGCCCTAAAAGCCATGGCCCAAATGGAAATGGAGAATTATCAGGGGATGGCCGATGCCTGTGCGGCGATCATCAATTCCAATAAGTTTTCGTTGTACCCAGATTTTTATAACCTGTTCAAAAAACCGGGAGAGTTAAGCGATGAGAGCTTGTTCGAGCTACAGTTTTCCGATTACGGTTCCAGTACAGGGGATGTGTTTTATCACCTCTATGCACCCTTTGGTCCACAGGGATGGACCCCGGCCAGGGAAAATGCTTCAGGGGGATGGGGCTTTTATGAGCCCAGCATGAAGTTTATCAAATTTATGTTGGATAGAAACGAAGCCGTTCGTTTGGAGACAAGTGTTCTTTGGACCGATCGCGGGATAGCCGAATTGCAGACCGACCCCAACTATTCGACACTCCCATCTTTTGTGAGCAATACCACAAGGGATGGTGATGTGATCAATGACTATGCCAGGGCACTGTTTGCCAGTGGTAAACACTACCTTCCATCAGTGCAGCTTACCGATCAAAGAAACGATTATGGTGGCGGTAAAAACATGATCGTAATCCGCTATGCCGAAATATTGCTGATGTACGCCGAAGCCTTGACAAGGGGAGCGACCGGTTCCGGTATGACAGCGGACCAAGCAGTGAATATGGTCCGAAACAGAGCGGGAATGCCATCATTGTCCGGTGTATCCTCTAGCGATGTCATGGACGAAAAGTTTGCCGAACTAGGTATGGAATGGGGAATCCGTTACTACGATATGATCCGTCTGGACAATTACGGGGAGCTCAGTTACGATGGCCGATCATTTACGGCCGATAAAGAATTATTGCCATACCCACAGGCCCAGTTGGATGCCCTTCCATCTTTGGGAGGTAGCACTGGCAACGATTAA
- a CDS encoding LamG-like jellyroll fold domain-containing protein, producing the protein MKNTVKSIMMLLGLLVVSCNEGIDPITAVDAGVDETAPQVTITYPTEGVELMPFEEETSIDITFEVTDDIEVVNVTVAMDGSQIAAFNTFKDYRIVLEEVTYDGLGNGDHTVSVSATDAEGKTTTKEVNFAKLAPYSAQFDGEVLYMPFNADYMDFISFEEAGEVGNPGFAGDAFLGADAFQGAQDSYLTFPMEGLKSTEFSAGFWYKVNPTPDRAGILVVGDNADDRNQGFRLFREGNADEQRIKLNVGTGAAESWNDGGVIDVTAGQWVHVAVSISQTQSTIYFNGVEMLSADLQAPIDWTGCEELHIGSGGPTFDYWNHGYDASQMDELRIFNKALSQSDVQIMMNAANPYMPQYDGESFYMPFDGDYIDLVGSKAATQVGSPSFTDESQVGDQAYLGATDSYINYPAEGLMTTEFSGSFWLWSMPTPIGPESLPLVMMPQTVSKASDFSVKEMPMSSASS; encoded by the coding sequence ATGAAAAATACAGTAAAATCCATAATGATGCTTTTGGGGCTTCTGGTGGTTTCCTGTAACGAAGGAATCGACCCCATAACGGCAGTGGATGCAGGAGTGGATGAAACCGCTCCGCAGGTAACCATTACTTATCCGACCGAAGGAGTGGAGCTCATGCCCTTTGAAGAGGAGACATCCATAGACATCACCTTTGAAGTTACCGATGATATCGAAGTGGTCAATGTGACCGTTGCGATGGATGGTTCGCAAATAGCGGCTTTCAACACCTTTAAAGACTACCGCATCGTACTGGAGGAAGTTACTTATGATGGATTGGGCAATGGGGACCACACCGTATCGGTCTCTGCTACCGATGCCGAAGGAAAGACCACAACAAAGGAAGTAAACTTTGCCAAACTGGCGCCTTATAGTGCCCAGTTCGATGGTGAGGTGCTGTACATGCCGTTCAATGCAGATTATATGGACTTCATTAGTTTCGAGGAAGCCGGGGAAGTGGGCAATCCAGGTTTTGCTGGAGATGCCTTCTTGGGAGCCGATGCTTTTCAGGGCGCACAGGATTCCTACCTGACTTTTCCTATGGAAGGACTTAAGAGCACAGAGTTCAGTGCCGGTTTCTGGTACAAGGTAAATCCAACGCCGGATAGGGCTGGAATATTGGTCGTTGGCGACAATGCCGACGATAGAAACCAGGGATTTCGTCTCTTCCGGGAAGGAAATGCCGATGAACAACGGATCAAATTGAATGTGGGAACCGGTGCTGCAGAAAGCTGGAATGATGGAGGAGTTATTGATGTGACTGCTGGCCAATGGGTGCACGTTGCAGTTTCCATATCCCAAACACAGAGTACCATCTATTTCAATGGGGTTGAAATGTTGAGCGCCGACCTTCAGGCACCTATCGATTGGACAGGTTGCGAGGAATTGCATATTGGTTCCGGAGGGCCAACTTTCGACTATTGGAACCATGGCTATGACGCCAGTCAAATGGACGAACTTCGTATTTTCAACAAAGCCCTGTCGCAAAGCGATGTACAGATTATGATGAATGCGGCCAACCCTTACATGCCTCAATATGATGGGGAGTCGTTCTACATGCCATTTGATGGGGACTACATTGATTTGGTCGGAAGTAAGGCAGCCACCCAAGTAGGTTCGCCAAGCTTTACCGATGAAAGTCAAGTTGGTGATCAGGCTTATTTGGGAGCTACCGATTCCTATATCAACTATCCGGCAGAAGGATTAATGACTACGGAGTTTAGTGGATCATTCTGGTTATGGTCGATGCCAACCCCGATAGGGCCGGAATCATTACCATTGGTGATGATGCCGCAGACCGTTTCCAAGGCTTCCGACTTTTCCGTGAAGGAAATGCCGATGAGCAGCGCATCAAGCTGA
- a CDS encoding LamG domain-containing protein translates to MGDDAADRFQGFRLFREGNADEQRIKLNVGTGAGESWNDGGVIDVTAGEWVHIAFTISNSECVIYFNGVEMLSSAMSAPIDWTGCDTFTIGAGGPTFDYWGHESDNSIIDDLRFYSKSLSPEEVAEVFGGEVAPQNFGSTLYMPFDGSNVDDNSGAAATVVGTPGFAGESAVGSDAYAGATDAYLTFPIDGLFANQFSGAFWYKVNADPDRAGILTVAPPMIGTDNDLSAGFRLFREGNADEQRIKLHVGTDAGDVWNDGDLIDATLDEWVHVAFTVTETQTLIYLNGEPVVNTGDMDGKTISWENCSILSIGSGAPNFSGWNHLSDLSYIDELYLFDRVLTQEEIQEIINN, encoded by the coding sequence ATTGGTGATGATGCCGCAGACCGTTTCCAAGGCTTCCGACTTTTCCGTGAAGGAAATGCCGATGAGCAGCGCATCAAGCTGAATGTAGGAACAGGAGCGGGAGAAAGCTGGAACGATGGCGGAGTAATCGATGTAACTGCTGGTGAATGGGTGCATATTGCCTTTACCATATCAAACAGTGAATGTGTCATCTATTTTAATGGAGTGGAGATGCTATCCTCGGCCATGTCGGCACCTATCGATTGGACTGGCTGTGATACCTTCACCATAGGTGCAGGTGGACCAACCTTTGATTATTGGGGACATGAATCAGATAACAGTATCATAGATGACCTTAGATTTTACAGCAAATCGCTTTCTCCAGAAGAAGTAGCTGAGGTTTTCGGAGGAGAGGTAGCACCACAGAATTTTGGATCTACGCTCTATATGCCTTTTGATGGTTCCAATGTGGATGACAATTCAGGAGCAGCGGCTACCGTGGTCGGAACACCCGGTTTCGCCGGAGAATCTGCCGTTGGTAGCGATGCCTATGCGGGCGCAACAGATGCCTATTTGACTTTTCCAATTGATGGATTGTTTGCAAATCAGTTTAGTGGGGCCTTTTGGTACAAGGTCAATGCCGACCCAGACAGGGCAGGGATCCTAACCGTGGCTCCTCCAATGATCGGCACCGACAACGACCTTTCCGCAGGCTTTAGGCTTTTCAGGGAAGGCAACGCCGACGAACAGCGTATCAAATTGCACGTGGGCACGGATGCAGGGGACGTTTGGAACGATGGAGACCTTATCGATGCAACCTTGGATGAATGGGTGCATGTAGCCTTTACCGTTACGGAAACGCAAACACTCATTTACCTCAATGGAGAACCTGTGGTCAATACAGGTGATATGGACGGAAAGACCATCAGCTGGGAAAATTGTTCCATTCTATCCATAGGCTCAGGAGCACCCAACTTTAGTGGTTGGAACCATCTTTCCGACCTAAGCTATATCGATGAGCTATACCTTTTCGATAGGGTGTTGACCCAAGAGGAGATTCAAGAAATTATAAATAATTAA
- a CDS encoding glucoamylase family protein, with protein sequence MRLILIPLAVVTLFVGCNGQKTKKENNKSQEQKRDSLAMADEALLDSLQYQTFNYFWDGAEPTSGLARERIHLDGIYPNHDKDIITTGGSGFGLMAILVGVERGFITREQALERYERIVDFLEKADRFHGAWPHWLLPSGKVTPFSKMDNGGDLVETAFLVQGLLTVQAYFKNGSEREQQLADKIQTLWEGVEWDWYTKNGEDVLYWHWSPEYEWKMDFPVGGYNEALIMYILAAASPTHSIEKSVYEKGWGVDGNISKDTIYYGLETEMNHYQHSDAPVGPLFWAHYSYLGLNPKGLRDQFGDYWKLNQNHALIHYKYAVDNPKEFKGYGENCWGLTSSYSTKGYAGHRPGLDLGVISPTAALSSMPYTPEESKQFLRFLYNEQDSLIGKYGPYDAFSLDKDWYLPRYLAIDQGPIPVMVENYRTGLFWKLFMSNEEVQQGLRKLGFENPSMEPAND encoded by the coding sequence ATGAGGTTAATTTTAATTCCATTGGCCGTTGTCACCTTATTCGTAGGGTGCAATGGCCAAAAAACAAAGAAAGAGAACAACAAATCACAGGAACAAAAGAGGGACAGTTTGGCCATGGCCGACGAAGCCCTCTTGGATTCCCTGCAATATCAGACCTTCAATTATTTTTGGGATGGGGCAGAACCTACATCGGGTCTTGCCCGGGAACGAATCCACTTGGACGGCATCTATCCCAATCACGATAAGGATATCATAACCACTGGAGGCTCCGGTTTCGGACTCATGGCCATTTTGGTAGGCGTGGAACGTGGTTTTATTACTCGGGAACAAGCATTGGAGCGATATGAACGTATTGTTGACTTTTTGGAAAAAGCGGATCGCTTTCATGGAGCTTGGCCACATTGGTTATTGCCATCGGGCAAGGTGACCCCTTTCAGTAAAATGGACAATGGGGGAGACTTGGTGGAGACCGCCTTTTTGGTCCAAGGCTTATTGACCGTACAGGCCTATTTTAAAAATGGCAGTGAACGGGAACAACAATTGGCAGACAAGATTCAAACACTTTGGGAAGGTGTGGAATGGGATTGGTACACCAAAAATGGCGAAGATGTACTGTATTGGCATTGGAGCCCAGAATACGAATGGAAAATGGACTTCCCCGTAGGTGGTTACAATGAGGCTCTGATCATGTACATTTTGGCAGCTGCATCTCCCACCCATTCCATTGAAAAATCAGTTTACGAAAAAGGTTGGGGAGTTGATGGCAATATCAGCAAGGATACCATTTATTATGGGCTGGAAACCGAAATGAACCATTACCAGCACAGTGATGCCCCGGTGGGACCGTTATTTTGGGCACATTATTCTTATCTAGGCTTAAATCCCAAAGGATTAAGGGACCAATTTGGGGATTATTGGAAATTGAATCAAAACCATGCGTTGATCCATTACAAATATGCTGTGGACAACCCAAAAGAGTTTAAGGGATATGGAGAAAATTGCTGGGGTTTGACTTCCAGTTATTCAACAAAAGGATATGCAGGACACCGCCCAGGATTGGATTTAGGGGTGATTTCCCCGACCGCAGCACTGTCTTCCATGCCCTACACCCCAGAGGAGAGCAAACAGTTTCTGCGATTCTTGTACAATGAACAGGATAGTTTGATCGGCAAGTACGGCCCTTACGATGCCTTTAGCTTGGATAAAGATTGGTACCTGCCCAGATACTTGGCCATTGACCAGGGACCTATTCCCGTGATGGTGGAAAATTACCGAACTGGATTGTTCTGGAAACTGTTCATGTCCAATGAGGAAGTACAGCAAGGTTTACGAAAACTGGGTTTTGAAAACCCTTCTATGGAACCTGCCAATGATTAA
- a CDS encoding glucoamylase family protein, whose amino-acid sequence MIKKVASILFAATWMLSCGGGDDYTYVPKEPELPGNGSDDTVEPTISDEELLDLTQETTFRYFWDYAETNSGGAKERYHPNEPGRDSQVVTAGGTGFGLMAILVGIERGFISRSEGLERLNTLLDFLENADRFHGAWSHWINGSTGAAIPFSDLDDGGDLVETAFLAQGLICIKEYFKNGSEAEQILAQQADDLWKGVEWDWYTQNQNVLYWHWSPNHGFDINLPLKGYNEVLIAYVMAAASPEFGIEKEVYSNGWASGGGIRSSNTQYGYPLLVRHNGSEQLGGPLFWAHYSYLGLDPRNLSDDYVDYWEVNVNHTMINYEYCIANPDFYQDYGEDCWGLTASYSRNSDGSLGYNAHSPSNDTGVISPTAAISSIPYAPEESLAAMHYFYRNRDDLLGPAGFYDAFSPEYDWVAEAYLAIDQGPQIIMIENYRTGLLWNLFMDNEDIQAGLTKLGF is encoded by the coding sequence ATGATTAAAAAAGTCGCATCCATTTTATTTGCCGCCACTTGGATGTTGTCCTGTGGTGGAGGTGATGATTATACCTACGTTCCAAAGGAACCCGAACTGCCCGGCAACGGTTCTGATGATACGGTGGAACCTACCATTTCCGATGAGGAACTATTGGACCTGACCCAAGAAACCACCTTTCGTTATTTTTGGGATTACGCCGAGACCAATTCGGGAGGAGCTAAGGAACGTTATCATCCAAACGAACCCGGTAGGGATTCCCAAGTGGTCACCGCAGGAGGCACTGGATTTGGCTTGATGGCCATCTTGGTAGGGATAGAAAGGGGATTTATTTCCAGGTCCGAAGGATTGGAACGTTTAAATACCTTGTTGGACTTTTTGGAGAATGCAGATCGTTTTCATGGGGCTTGGTCCCATTGGATCAACGGATCTACAGGGGCCGCAATACCGTTTAGCGATTTGGACGATGGTGGGGATTTGGTGGAAACCGCTTTTTTGGCACAAGGGCTTATTTGCATAAAAGAATACTTCAAGAATGGCTCGGAAGCGGAACAAATCTTGGCTCAACAGGCCGATGACCTATGGAAAGGAGTGGAATGGGATTGGTATACCCAAAACCAAAACGTGCTGTATTGGCATTGGAGCCCAAACCATGGGTTTGATATCAATTTACCGTTGAAAGGGTATAACGAGGTGCTTATTGCCTATGTAATGGCAGCGGCATCGCCCGAATTTGGCATTGAAAAAGAGGTATATTCCAATGGTTGGGCCTCCGGTGGAGGTATTCGTTCTTCCAATACGCAATACGGATATCCACTATTGGTGCGTCATAATGGCTCCGAACAGCTTGGCGGGCCCTTGTTCTGGGCCCACTACTCCTATTTGGGACTAGATCCCCGAAACCTTTCCGATGATTATGTGGATTATTGGGAAGTGAACGTGAACCATACCATGATCAATTACGAATACTGCATTGCCAACCCCGATTTCTATCAGGACTATGGAGAAGATTGTTGGGGGTTGACCGCCAGTTACTCTCGAAACAGCGATGGAAGTTTAGGGTATAATGCCCATAGCCCCAGTAACGATACGGGGGTCATATCACCCACGGCAGCCATCAGTTCCATTCCATATGCACCAGAAGAATCTTTGGCCGCTATGCACTATTTTTATAGGAATAGGGATGATTTGTTGGGACCTGCCGGTTTTTATGACGCCTTTAGTCCCGAGTACGATTGGGTAGCAGAAGCCTATTTGGCCATAGATCAAGGTCCACAGATCATCATGATTGAAAACTATCGGACCGGTTTGCTTTGGAACCTGTTTATGGATAACGAAGATATTCAAGCTGGTTTGACCAAACTCGGATTTTGA
- a CDS encoding prolyl oligopeptidase family serine peptidase → MTRQLSFLTVLLACNLVAAQWQSKYEAKMHIDGNDTLRYRIMYPKEFKEDGNYPVVLFLHGAGERGNDNERQLTHGARLFATDYLQERYPAIIIFPQCPTDSYWAHVDVDRSSYPIHLDFKYGEGPTKPLEMVMDLLDATISEPYTNQEQVYLMGLSMGGMGTFELLSRKPNTFAAAVPICGGGDPESVSMYAQTIPLWVFHGAQDNVVNPLQSMEMVSALLNSGAHPRFTLYDFANHNSWDPAFAEPDLLPWLFSNRKTTTTATQNK, encoded by the coding sequence ATGACAAGACAATTATCATTTTTAACAGTACTGCTGGCTTGTAATTTGGTCGCTGCACAATGGCAATCGAAATATGAAGCCAAAATGCACATTGATGGAAACGATACCTTACGATATCGCATCATGTACCCCAAGGAATTTAAGGAGGATGGGAACTATCCTGTGGTGTTGTTTCTGCACGGCGCAGGGGAGCGCGGAAACGACAATGAAAGACAATTGACCCATGGCGCCAGATTGTTCGCTACGGATTATTTACAGGAGCGTTATCCTGCAATCATCATATTTCCACAATGCCCCACAGATAGTTATTGGGCCCATGTAGATGTCGATAGAAGTTCCTATCCCATCCATTTGGACTTTAAATATGGTGAGGGACCAACAAAACCCTTGGAAATGGTAATGGATTTGCTCGATGCCACCATTTCGGAACCATATACCAACCAAGAGCAAGTCTATCTTATGGGACTCTCCATGGGAGGGATGGGGACTTTTGAACTATTGAGCAGAAAACCGAATACATTTGCCGCAGCGGTGCCCATCTGTGGAGGAGGTGACCCGGAGTCGGTTTCAATGTATGCCCAAACAATTCCTTTATGGGTGTTTCATGGGGCCCAAGACAATGTGGTGAACCCCCTGCAATCCATGGAAATGGTATCCGCATTACTCAATTCGGGGGCACACCCCCGGTTCACCTTGTACGATTTTGCGAACCACAATAGCTGGGACCCCGCATTTGCCGAACCCGATTTGTTGCCTTGGTTGTTCTCCAACCGGAAAACCACAACGACGGCAACACAGAACAAATAG
- the bglX gene encoding beta-glucosidase BglX, which translates to MYPKQLLLALMGLILSSVQAQKRIPEVEQLLQKMTIDEKIGQLNLLTPGGGVATGEVVSQNVGEKIKAGQVGGLFGVAGPNRVRKAQEIAVKESRLGIPLLFGSDVIHGYRTTYPIPLGLSSSWDMDLVRQAAQMAAKEATADGINWNFSPMVDIARDPRWGRVAEGAGEDPYLGSKVAEAMVKGYQGENLAATHTMLACVKHFALYGAVEAGRDYNSVDMGKIKMFNQYLPPYKAAIDAGAASVMTSFNDVDGVPATGNAWLLTDLLRDQWGFDGFVVSDYTSLNEMTQHGMGDLQAVSALALKAGLDMDMVGEGFLTTLKKSLNEGKVTETDITNACRRVLEAKYSSGLFDDPYRYLDSSRPKKDILTQEHRALARKLATRSFVLLKNHNDLLPLEKKGKIALIGPLADSRENMLGTWAPTGDFNLAVTILEGFQNVATQAHIDHAKGANISDDTDFAKNVNALGERIVIDERSPETMLQEAVDLAKSSDVVVAVVGEATEMSGESSNRTDISIPESQKKLIRALVATGKPVVLVLMSGRPLTISEEFAMPVSILQVWHPGVEAGNAIADVVFGEYNPSGRLTATWPMNVGQIPIYHSAKNTGRPAPESGEFQKFRSNYLDAPNTPLLPFGYGLSYTTFEYSNLSLSKKKINRGESITVTVTVSNTGDYDGEEVVQLYVRDVVRSITPPKRELKGFQKVILKKGERKEVSITLSPNDLKFYNSRLEFVTEPGDFEVFVGGNSDTQLSETFTLQ; encoded by the coding sequence ATGTACCCTAAACAACTACTATTGGCCCTTATGGGGCTTATACTCTCATCGGTCCAAGCCCAAAAACGGATTCCTGAAGTAGAACAATTATTGCAAAAAATGACCATCGATGAAAAAATTGGTCAATTGAATCTGTTGACGCCTGGTGGGGGTGTCGCCACTGGTGAAGTGGTAAGCCAGAACGTGGGTGAAAAAATTAAGGCCGGACAGGTAGGGGGCTTATTTGGGGTTGCTGGTCCCAACAGGGTAAGAAAGGCCCAAGAAATTGCCGTAAAGGAAAGTCGTTTGGGTATTCCGCTGTTGTTCGGTTCGGATGTGATCCATGGTTATAGGACAACGTATCCCATTCCTTTGGGCCTGTCGTCCAGTTGGGATATGGATTTGGTCCGCCAGGCAGCCCAGATGGCCGCAAAGGAAGCCACAGCAGATGGGATCAATTGGAATTTTTCACCTATGGTCGATATTGCCCGTGATCCACGCTGGGGGCGCGTAGCCGAGGGAGCTGGCGAAGACCCTTATCTTGGTTCCAAAGTGGCGGAAGCCATGGTAAAGGGATATCAAGGTGAAAATTTGGCTGCTACCCATACCATGTTGGCCTGCGTAAAGCATTTTGCCCTTTACGGTGCTGTAGAGGCAGGACGCGATTACAACTCGGTGGATATGGGCAAAATCAAGATGTTCAATCAATACCTTCCACCTTATAAAGCGGCCATTGATGCCGGAGCGGCCAGCGTAATGACCTCTTTTAATGATGTGGATGGTGTTCCCGCCACGGGCAATGCATGGTTGTTGACCGATTTGCTTCGCGATCAATGGGGATTTGATGGTTTTGTGGTTTCCGATTATACCTCACTGAACGAGATGACACAACATGGCATGGGTGACCTTCAAGCGGTTTCGGCCTTGGCCTTAAAAGCAGGTCTGGACATGGACATGGTGGGCGAAGGCTTTCTGACCACTTTGAAGAAATCCCTAAATGAAGGAAAGGTGACCGAAACGGACATCACCAACGCATGTAGAAGGGTGCTTGAAGCCAAATATAGTTCTGGACTCTTTGATGACCCTTATCGATATTTGGATTCCAGTCGACCTAAAAAGGATATCCTGACCCAAGAGCATAGGGCACTGGCGCGCAAATTGGCGACTCGTTCCTTTGTATTGCTCAAAAATCATAACGACCTCCTTCCCTTGGAAAAGAAAGGAAAAATCGCCCTGATCGGTCCCTTGGCCGATAGTAGGGAAAATATGTTGGGAACATGGGCCCCGACTGGCGACTTCAATTTGGCCGTTACCATTTTAGAGGGATTCCAAAATGTGGCCACCCAGGCACATATCGATCATGCCAAAGGAGCCAATATTTCCGATGACACCGATTTTGCCAAAAACGTAAATGCCCTAGGAGAACGAATTGTTATCGATGAGCGATCGCCCGAAACCATGCTTCAAGAAGCCGTCGATTTGGCAAAATCATCGGATGTTGTGGTCGCCGTTGTGGGAGAGGCCACCGAAATGAGCGGTGAATCTTCCAACAGAACCGATATATCGATTCCCGAGAGTCAAAAGAAACTCATTAGGGCGTTGGTTGCCACAGGAAAACCTGTTGTTTTAGTTTTGATGAGTGGTAGACCGCTTACCATTTCTGAAGAATTTGCAATGCCCGTGTCCATTTTACAGGTATGGCACCCTGGAGTGGAAGCAGGAAATGCCATTGCCGATGTTGTTTTTGGGGAGTACAACCCATCAGGAAGGTTAACCGCGACCTGGCCCATGAACGTAGGACAGATTCCAATTTATCATAGTGCCAAGAATACGGGTAGGCCCGCTCCGGAAAGCGGAGAGTTTCAAAAATTCAGGTCCAATTACCTTGATGCTCCCAATACCCCTTTGTTGCCCTTTGGCTATGGGCTGAGCTACACCACTTTTGAGTATTCCAATCTTAGCTTGAGCAAAAAGAAAATCAATCGAGGAGAGTCGATAACCGTTACCGTTACCGTATCCAACACCGGAGATTACGATGGGGAAGAAGTGGTACAATTGTACGTAAGGGATGTGGTACGAAGCATTACGCCCCCCAAACGGGAGTTGAAGGGATTTCAAAAAGTCATCCTCAAAAAAGGGGAGCGCAAGGAAGTTAGCATTACATTATCCCCCAATGACCTGAAATTTTACAACAGCCGACTCGAATTTGTTACGGAACCCGGGGATTTTGAAGTCTTTGTTGGGGGTAATTCGGACACACAACTTTCGGAAACATTTACATTACAATAA